TCGACATCCATACTCACCAGATTTCTCCAAAGCATGGTGGTAGGCTTCATAATGGTCTCGCCCAAGGACATGACTGGGAACTCTAGCGGAAAACCTCCGGCTTCATAAATTCCCCGCTTTACGATTTCTGCAAACTCCCTGAGGTGGGCATTACATGGGGTAAGGTCAGACCAAGTATTGCAAATGCCAATGACAGGCTTCCCCCGAAACATATGATCAGGATGACCCTGATTTCTCAACCAGCTGCGGTGGACAAACCCCATTTTATCATCCTTGCCAAACCACTCCTCACTTCGTAGTTTTTCCTTTTTATCGCTCATAAGCGCTCATCTGTTTCGGGTTGAAAAAATAAGTCATACCAAATGCAAAATATTGGGGATTCCTTTCAGTGAAACTGGCTTGCCTGCCGCTGCAGACTCATAAATCTTATCAATGATGAACATATCCCGCTGGCCCATTTCACCACGAACCGTGCTCTGCTTGTCCTTTAAAATACATGTAGCAAAATCATCCATCTGGAGTGCCTGCTGATTGACAGCCGGGAAGTTCATAGCGCCTAAATGGGTCCTGCCTTTCAGGCCACCATATGAATAAGCAGGCGCCAACTCCCAGTTCCCCTCCTGAGCCTGTACTTTCAAATAATTAGAACTCTCTTCGTAGCTCGTCCTCATTTTGGCATTGATTCCCGTAGGGAAATCAAATTTGACATCCAGTGTACCCTCTACAGCGCCATAAAACGCTTTATCGACAGTGGTATCCGTAGCTTGTAGTGCGATGGGCAACTGACCGAGGGTATAGATGGTGCTTTGTATGGCATAGATACCCACGTCCATAAGTGGGCCCCCGCCTGCCATTTCTTTGTCCAGGCGCCAGCGACTTTTGTCTCTCAGAGGAAAAGCAAAACCAGCGTCTGATTCGAGTACCTTCCCAAATACCTGCCGCTGCCCCAGTCTCATGACCTCCAGGTTGTGAGGTTCGAAATGCAATCGATAGCCGATGGAAAGTTTCTTTTCAGCCTTGCGGCATGCATCAATCATCCTTTGACAATCTTCGTATTTGGTGGCCATCGGCTTTTCACAAATCACATGCTTGCCTGCCTGAGCAGCCCGAATCACGAACTCCGCGTGCATGGAATTGGGGAGGACCACGTACACAATGTCTATTTCATCATTGTTCGAGATCTCATCAAAGTTGTCATAGTTATAGACATTCTTAGATGGGATAAGATACTGGTCCACCCACGAATCTGCTTTCGAGGGGGTGCCTGTGACAATTCCCGCCAGGTAGCAGTTTTCTGTCCTTTCCAAAGCCGGTGCCAGTTGACCCGTAGCATAACCGCCTAACCCCACCAGTGCCACACCGAGTCCTCTTTTCTCACCTGCCCTACCCGAAGGACCTGAAAGAAGCCCAAGAGTGGTCAAACTGCTGGCCACCATGATGCTCCCTGTCGACTTGGCGGTATTGGATAAGAAATGTCTTCTTTTCATTGGACTAATGGTTTAGGTTCGGGGGACTCCCCTACTTAATGACGATCTTTCTCAGTTCGCTTTTGGAAGTCCCTTGTACTTTGAGTAAATAGATTCCGCTGGTTAAGTTCAGTGAAAGGCTCACCTCCTGCCCCTCCATTGGGGTAAAATCAGCCACCAGGTGACCACTCAAGTCATACAGTGTCACCTGATGCACAGGCTCTTTCGACCTGACCGTTAATTGGCCGTCAACCACCGGGTTAGGGAACAGCTCCAGATTCGAATGATTTTTCCATCCCAAAACCGTACGGTCTATGGGTGTGGAAGCATACTCTCTAAGCCAGGTCAATGCCGGTCGCTCCGTTCCATCGGTATTGATCAAATAAGCCTTCTGTGCGGTACGCCACATCCCACTACGCCACCCCCAGAGTGTGACTCCTATCACCGATTCGTGCTCCCAAAACAGTGGGAAAACTCGCTTGTACTCATCCAGCTGAATCTGATCTGTGGATCCATCTATATCCATCTCAGTCACCATGATCGGCAGGCCTGTATCACCCAGTTTATCGAGTTGATCGGTAATGGTGGTGGAGCTTCCAGTGGTAGAAAAGGCATGTGCCTGTACGCCGATTACATCTATCAGATTCTCTGCCTGCAACAGCTCTATGATTCTCTTGTATTTATTGGCATTACTGCTACTGCTCACAATGTTGTACTCATTGATCACCAGTTTGGCATTTGGGAAACGCTCTCTAGCCATGGTGAAGGCGGTGACGATCCAATCGTACCCGGAAGCTCCTCTACCCCCCAACGCATCTATGTAATTGCCATTGCCGGCACCACTCGGAGGATCATTGATAGGCTCGTTGACCACTTCCAAGTAATCCACATCGGGGTATCGCTCTGCCACAGCATCCATCCATTCGGTGATTTCCTCCAGCTGCTCCTCCACCGGCAAATCTTCGATCCAGGAGGGTTGCTGATTTCCCCAGATCAACACATGAAACCTAAACACAAAATCGTTTTCCTTGGCAAAATTGTAAGCCGCATCCAATGTGGCCCAGTCATAATTATCCCGCGTCCTTTCCACGCTTCCCCATTTTCCGGCATTTTCGGGCGTTACCTGATTCCAGTAAGTCTCATATCCGCTTAGCTGAGAGCTACTGTATACATTTCCAAGAAACTTCTCCATCCCATCGGCTATGGGCTTTTCCTGACTCACCGCCATCTGCCCCATGACCACCAACCCAATCAGCAACAATATACTTTTACTCATCTTCATAAAATATAATCTGTTATAATCACCTCAAATTTCCTATCGTTATTTCACCTTCAAATTCACAGAAACAGGAACAGACGCACCCAGTTCTAGACTTCTGCTGGTGGGCAGAGACCCGCCAACGTGTATTTTGAAATCACCCTTCTCCAGAATGGTTTCACCCTTCTCATTAACCACCTGAAGCATTTCAGGGTTTATGGTGAAGGAAATGCGCTGTGACTCACCTGCCGCAAGTTTCACCCTGCGAATGGACTGTAAAGAAAAAAGCGGAGTACTCACACTGGCTTCTACATCCGTCACGTACAGCTGCACCACTTCCTCTACATCAAAATCCCCTTCGTTGGTCACTAGAACCGAAACCTCAGCAGACTCTCCTGACTTTATTACCGACCGGGTGACGGCAGGGGTCCCATACTTGATTTTGGAGTAGTGTAGTCCAAAACCAAAGGGATACATCGGCTCGGCTGTCATGTATTTGTAAGTTCTGCCCATCATACTATAATCCTCATATGCTGGCAATTGATCCAGGCTCTTTGGAAAAGTAATCGGCAATCGCCCGGAAGGTGAGGCTTTACCGAAAACAATATCAGCGATGGCATTACCACCTTCTTCACCGGGGTACCACACCAATAACACTGCGTCAGCTATTTCGTGAACTTCAGAAAGATTCATGGGACTTCCACCAGTGACAATGGCTATCACAGGCTTGTCATTGTCGGCTTTAAGTTTTTTCAGGTAATCAATCTGATTGGCAGGTATATCATAATCCAGGCGGTCACCATAATGCGCGGAGGCAATGGACTCCCCTTCCTCTCCTTCAATAAATCCCGTGATTCCCATTACCATCAAAGTCGCATCTGAAGTATGTGCCACCCCAGACGACCAGTCCACGGGATTTACATTCGGCCGATCGAGCAACGTGCCAGCTCTATAATGCACCTGACTACCAGAAGCTACCGCAGCGGTGATGCCTTCTAAAACCGTGACCATATCAGGGTTTACCCCGTAATAATTTCCAATGAGTGGATCGATACCAGCCGCATTGGGACCTGTGACATAGTAGCGCGACAGGTCATTGGCCAAAGGCAACACTCCATTATTTTTGAGCAAAACAATAGACTTGACGGCAGCTTCCCGTGCCAACGCCCTGTGGGCAGGACTGTTCACCACATCCAGCGAAATGGCATTATATGGATTGGCATTGCTATCATCAAACATGCCCAGCTTGAACCTCGTCTCCAGCAACTTGGTAAGGGCCACATCAATCGTCTTTTCCTCGATCAACCCCTGATTCACCGCCTCCACCAGTGCCGGGAAGGTACTCCCGCAGTTGAGGTTTACCCCACTTTCGAGTGCCAAAGCTGAAGCATCTACCTGATTTTCTACAGTGCCATGTCCATTCTCTGAATAGAAATCCACAATGGCCCAGCAGTCACTCACGATGTGCCCATCAAAGTCCCATTCACCCCGAAGTACCTCCTGAAGCAAATAATTGTTGGCACAGCAGGGCTCATCGTTGGTGCGGTTGTAAGCACACATTACGGCCTCCACATCCGCCTCCACCAATGCTTTAAAAGCTGGAAGGTATGTTTCATAAAGATCCTTTTTAGAAACAACAGCATTGAACTCATGGCGCAAACGCTCCGGACCACTGTGCACCGCAAAATGCTTGGCACAAGCCGCGGTTTTCAAGTATCGGGAATCTTCTCCCTGAAGTCCTTTCACAAAGGATACCCCCAATCTGGTAGTCAAAAATGGATCTTCACCGTAAGTTTCCTGGCCGCGCCCCCACCTGGGGTCACGGAAAATATTGATGTTCGGTGTCCAAAAGGTGAGTCCATTGTATCGGTTGTAATAACCCTTTTTCAGTGATGCATTATACATGGCCCGAGCCTCATCAGAGATGGCTGAAGACACCCGGTAAGCCAGCTCCTCATCAAAGGTGGCTCCAAGTCCAATGGCTTGCGGAAATACCGTAGCCACACCAGACCGCCCTACTCCGTGCAAGGCCTCATTCCACCATTCATAAGGCGGGATGTTCAACCGTTCGATCGCGGGGCTGTTCATCATCATTTGCTGAACCTTCTCCTCAAGAGTAAGTCTGCTCACCAAATCCTTAGCCCGGGCCGCATTGGTAAGAGAAGTTTCCAGATAATCCTGGCTTTCTGCATTGTGACTAATGGCTGCCAGCACAATCAATAAAAAGGATGCTAATTTTTTCATCATTAAGGGATTTAAATTTTATATGACCACCCGGATATTTTTTACTAAATATATCCCTCCCTCAACTCATTGCGGGAAAGGCTTAACAATCCGTAGGGTATTCATTAACAAACGGTGCCTACATCAACAAGAAATGCACGCTCATTCACTCTCATTTCAAGCCTCATGTGATTTAAAAATGAAGCAACATCAGCCCTGATTTCAGAGAAGCTTTAGACATTCATTGTGGCAAAGTAGCACAGATTCCTAAATTTTAAACAATCGATTGCGTAAAAATTTCAGTTTTACCACACATCTCACTACTTTAGCCAAATAGCCGTGTTTGCAATTGTCAGATACGCGATTGATTCAACTCAAACCAGACCCCACGTGAAATATCTATTTAGCACTTTTTTGTTATTCGCACTTTTCATCCTTCCAGCATCAGCGGAAACAGGATATGAACTCTGGCTCAGGTACCATAAGATCCAAAATACCGAGCTCCTCAATGGCTATCTCGGCCAAATCAAGTCGTTTAGCGTAGTGGGTAGTTCGGCAACTCATGATGTGATCCGAAATGAGTTGAGTGCTGGCTTGAGTGGTCTGCTGGGTCAGCCATTCGAGCCATCCACCAGCAGCAAGGCTTCCTTGCTAGCTGGTCTATCCGATGAGCCGACTATCGCCCAATACTTATCTGAGTCAGAGTTGACACAGCTGGGTAAAGAAGGTTATCTGGTCAAGGCCATCTCACAAAAGGAGTCATCGCGATTTCTCATCACCGCCAAAGACCCGGTGGGCCTGCTCTATGGCACCTTTCATTTTCTGAAGCTCCTCCAAACCAACCAAAACCTGGCTTCCATTAATATTCTTGAAAACCCCAAAGTGGACATCAGAATCCTCAACCACTGGGACAATCTGGACAGAACTTCGGAGCGTGGGTATGCAGGATTTTCTATCTGGGACTGGCACAAACTTCCTGACTTTCTGGATCAACGATACATTGACTATGCGCGGGCGAATGCCTCCATTGGGCTCAATGCCACGGTGCTCACCAATGTGAATGCCAATGCATTGGTACTCACACCTGCTTATCTGGAGAAGGTGAAGGCATTGGCCGATCTTTTCAGGCCGTATGGAATCAAAGTCTACCTGACTGCTCGCTTCAGTGCCCCCATAGAGATTGGTGGGCTGGACACAGCAGATCCACTCAACTCAGACGTGACCAATTGGTGGGAGGAAAAGGTCAAAGAAATCTATGAGCATATTCCCGATTTTGGGGGCTTTCTGGTGAAAGCCAACTCTGAGGGCCAACCGGGCCCTCAAAACTACGGTCGCTCGCATGCGGAAGGTGCCAATATGATGGCAGATGCATTGAAGCCTTTTGGTGGCGTGGTGATGTGGCGTGCTTTTGTGTACAGCAGTGAAGAGCCTGATGACCGGGCCAAACAAGCCTATTCAGAATTCAATCCTTTGGATGGCTCTTTCCGACCCAATGTTTTGGTACAGGTGAAAAATGGAGCGATTGATTTCCAACCACGAGAACCTTTTCACCCCCTTTTTGGCGCCATGCCCAAAACCCCCGTGATGATGGAGTTTCAAATCACCCAGGAGTACCTGGGTCAGGCTACCCAACTGGTCTATCTGGCCCCTATGTGGAAGGAATGCCTCGATGCTGACACCTATGTCAACGGTCAGGGGTCAACGGTTTCTAAAGTGGTTGATGGTTCGCTACATGATTATAGTATCACCGGAATTGCCGGGGTTGCCAACACTGGGACTGACATCAACTGGACCGGTCACCCTTTTGCGCAAGCCAACTGGTATGCCTTCGGACGCCTGGCGTGGAATCCGGATCAGACTGCCCAGCAGATCGCAGAAGATTGGATTCGAATGACGTTTAATAATCATCCAAAAACGATAGCTGCGCTAAGCGATATGATGATGAACTCCTGGGAAGCCTCCGTGAATTACATGACGCCACTGGGGCTGCATCACCTGATGGGTACGGGACATCACTACGGTCCGGCACCCTGGGTCAGTAACCTGTCCAGAGCTGACTGGACACCAGTGTATTATCACAAGGCTGATGCCTTTGGGATCGGGTTTGACCGATCGGAGAATGGTAGCAATGCGGTGAGCCAATACGCACCGGAAGTGGCCAAAATCTTTAATTCTAAAGACGAAATCCCGGAGAAATTCCTCCTATGGTTTCATCATGTGGGTTGGGATTTTGAAATGAACTCTGGTAGGACCCTTTGGAACGAGTTGGCCTTCCGCTATCAGGATGGGGTGAACACCGTCAGAAAAATGCAGGAACAGTGGCAATCCGTACAACCCAAAATTGACGATGAGCGCTTCAAAAGCGTTCAAATGTTACTCACCATACAAGAAAAGGAGGCCGTTTGGTGGAAGGACGCCTCACTGAGCTACTTCCAGACTTTCTCCAAGAGACCCATTCCTGATAAGGTAGAGCCTCCCAAAAGATCGCTGGAGTATTATCAATCTTTGAAATTCCCTTTTGCGCCGGGTATACGTCCGAGCTGGTAAAAGCTAAACTGAGACAACTATGCATTTAATGGAACAAACCATGCGATGGTTCGGCCCCAAAGATCCGGTAAGTCTGGCGAACATCAGACAGGCAGGATGTACCGGGGTGGTCACCGCCTTGCATCAAATTCCGGTCGGGGATATATGGCCCGTGGAGGAGATAGAGATCAGAAAAAGGGAGATTGAGGCCGCCGGCATGACCTGGACAGTGATAGAAAGCCTGCCAGTGCATGAAGACATCAAAAAGCAAAGTGGGGACTACAAGCGATACATTGAAAATTACAAAGTCAGTCTTCGAAATGTTGCCACCTGCGGACTGAAGGTGGTCACCTACAATTTCATGCCCATACTCGATTGGGTGCGCACCAACCCATTTCATATCCTCCCCAATGGCTCCAGTGCCCTTCGATTTGAAAAAGCTGCTTTCATAGCCTTTGACTTATTTTTACTGAAAAGACCAAACGCCGAAAAAGACTATAACGAAGATGAAATACGATCGGCCGAACTGCGACTCAAGTCGATGGACGAAGCAGAAAAACAAGCACTCTATAAAAATCTACTCCTGAGTCTGCCGGGCAGTGAAGAAGCATTCACACCGAAGGCAGTGCTCTCAGCGCTCGAAACCTATGCACACATAGATACCCCTAAGCTCAAAGAGCACCTGTTTCATTTCCTAAGGGAGGTGGTGCCGGTAGCTGAAGAAGTAGGCCTGAAAATGGCCATTCATCCGGATGATCCGCCGTATTCCGTATTGGGGCTACCCCGAATAGTCAGTACAGAGCAGGATGTCAGGGAGCTGATCAATAGTGCACCCTCACCGGCCAATGGACTGTGCTTTTGTACCGGATCTTTCGGTGCACGAGCGGATAATGACCTGGTAGGGATGCTTCAACGTCTGGGTGAGCATGTCCATTTTTTGCATTTGAGAAATACCAAAAGGGATGCTGAGGGCAACTTTGAAGAGGCCAACCACCTGGACGGTGATACGGATATGGTGGCCGTGGTGAAAGAGGTGGTTCACCTGATGAACCGCCGACAGATTAGTCTGCCTATGAGGCCCGATCACGGGCATCAGATGCTGGATGACCTGAAGAAAACCACTTATCCTGGCTACTCAGCCATCGGCCGCCTGAAAGGTCTGGCAGAGCTGAGAGGTGTGGAGCGGGCGGTGGTGTATGGGGTTACAACCTAGCGACTTACTTTAGGCATAATCGCACATCGCTAACTTATGCCGGAGGGGTTTCGGACTTGCGAAGAGACCTTAAATCGGTTTTCTTGTAGGGTTTTGTCGATTATCAAACAAGGTAATCAGTTCTATTTTGTCTTTCTTAATTTGATAATAAAGGCTGGTTTGTTTACCAATTACACACCTTCTCACTTGTTTCTTCTTACCTGATGCAGGGTAGATTTCTGGTCTTTCGGCGATGAGTTCAATAATTGATTGCAAACGGTCATTAAACTTTCTGACTGTCTTTTCTCCCCATTTGTCTTGCAGGTAATCCAGTAAGTTTAGAAAGTCTTTTTTAGATCGAGGTGACCATTCGATTGGTTTACTCATAGGTTGTACTTCTCTCGAACCTCCTTCATTACCTGCTCATGTGGGATACCTTCCCCACGATCAAGTTGAGCCAGACCTTCATCAATCGCGGCTCGTTCATCTTCGCTCATCTCATCCCACCAATCAACTTCTTTAGATTTCTTTAAAGAAATGAACTCCTTGAGGGTTTTGGGGTCATTCAGTCCCGCTAACCATTCCAGTAAACTTAATTTCTCAGCTTGTAAATCCATGATTCACCTCTTTTTCACAAAATAACGATTTATTCGCATGATTTGATTCTTTAAAGTGGATGATATTTCTTGAATCCCTCTTTCAGGCCTTCCATCTCCTTTTCTAGATAGCTTTCTGCTGTGGGTCTCTTCAATTTGATAGTGAACCTGATATGAAAACTTGTTCACTAATGCATTCCGAACATTCTAATAACCGGTCTGGTAGTGCAATGGGTTTTTCTCGACATAAGCCATTCACAGTCGAGCTTCCGGAAGAAGTTTAACCTTATACTCAACGATCCTGTAGTTCTGTCAGCCCTTGTATAAGAGCAACTTTTATCGATTGAATATCCATTCTGATCCTTGATGTTGTGCCTTAAAGTTATCAATTCCTTTGTCAGATAAACCAAAAAAAACCGGCTCCCTTTGGAAGCCGGTTGCTAATTAGTGGATGATCTGATCATCCGAATTAGCTGCCTTAGTTTTTCTTAATCAATCGATAGACTGTGTGATCATCTCCCAAAATCCTGATAAAATAGGTACCATCACTAAGCTGAGAAACATCCGTCACCAAATTAGTAGAAGTCCGCATTTGCAGCTGACCAGCCAGGTCATAAACCTCTACCACCTGTTTCTCACTACTGCGTACTTCAAAAGACTGCTGTGTCGGGTTGGGGAAAATGCGCACCTCAGTGTTTGTTAGTCCAAGTACCTGACCTATAACCAATGTCGCCGTGGCGCTCCCTTCGTAATTCACTTCGTCAATCACGACCGACACTTCATACTCACCGATCGCTGATGGTGCGGCAGAAGCTCCATCATATGTCACCACATAATTGAGCCCGGCAGGGTCTGTAGTAATGGTGGGCTCCTTCGCAGTGCCATCCACCAGATGTGCCAAATCTGAAATCTCTACCGTAGCCTGAGCCTTGAGGATGGTGAGTGTACCTTCCACATGAGTGATGGTATAATTGGCAGCAGCTCCTGCAGTTAATGAGATGGGATAGGTGCCCACGTCCGAAGAATTGGTAGCCGTGGTACTGGCCACCGGCTCAGTAGTCAACACTGAAGCATCTTCCCCATTCACAAACCCAGCGTAGGAAATCGTAAGGTCAGGCAATGCTGTCCCGTAAGCCACTGATTGGTTATCGGCAGTAGCAGTAAGCGCTGCTGGGCTGATACTGAAGGTAATTTCTGCCGAAGCATTCAAGAAATCATCATTACCGGCCTGCGTCACCTCAATCACCGCATCTCCCACTCCTATGATACTCACAGTAGCACCTGAAACTGTCACCGGCCCACTAATGACGGCATAAGAAACATCAAGCCCTGATGAAGCCGATGCACTGAGTGCAAAGTCGGCCTCACCATAGACTCTATCATCCACAGCGGTGACTGTGATGGTTTGTGCTTGTTTGTACGGGTTGACCGTCACAATGGCGGTCGCCGAAGCACTATTGCCATTTCCATCCACTGCAGTCAGTGTTACTGTGTTCTCACCCAAATGTGATGCATCAAAAGTGCTGATGTCCAACGTCAACGTAATCTCCGAACACTCATCTGAAGAGCCATTATCAATGTCTGCTGCGGTAATGGATGCCGTATTATCTTCTCCAAGTCTGACCGAAATATCCTTCACCACCACCTCCGGTGGAGTGATGTCTTCAACTGTGATTGTCACTTCAGTGGTCATTTGTAACTCACAGGTTGTGCATTCCAAACCAGCCACTTCGGATATCCAATCTGTAGTGGCATCCATATTCATGAGTGCTCCATTAATCGCCGAAGGAGATAAGTCGGTTACCACAGTTCCCTCTCCTTCGTTTAGGTCAAAAAAGCCGACTGAAGTCTCCGGATTTTTCAATCCACAAACATCACTTTGCAAGGCAATGGTATCTTCATCCAACGCCGTGTTCCAGAAAGCCACTTCATCGATCTGTCCTCTGAAATATTCACTATTCAGTGCGCCAATGGTCAGGTACTGGGAATTGAACAGACTGGAGCCCACACCATTCAGCGCAGAACTCTCAAGCGCACCATCCACATAAATTTTCCACGCCCCAGTGGTTAGATCAATGGTGCCCGTCACATAGTGCCACGCATCGTCATTCACGGCTGTGGTGGAAGCTCCCGTGCTCTTATACCCACCGGACGCATCTCGACCATCCAAAACCACATTTCCATTGGCATTGATATACATCAGAAAGCCTCTATACCCATCATACTTACCCACCAGGTAGTTGGTAGATCCGGAATGATCAGTCTTCACCCACATGCCAATGGTCATGGCTGTGATCATATCTCTGGCATTCGTGCCTGCATTTATGTAGCCACCCATTCCATCAAAATCCAACCCCGAGCCCGCATCTCCGGCATTCATTCCGATCACATTGAAAGTAGTCGTTTGACTAAGTACTCCGGTAGCAAAATTTAAAGCTTCGCCAGATCCAGCCACCGGGCCATCCACGATGCTGTTGTCGGCACTGTTCCTAAGGTAGTATTCAACTCCCTCTACCGAGCTACCAATACCAATGGTCGTCCCTTCTGTATCGCCCGGACAAAGTCCTGAAACCGAACTGGTTACTGTTTCATCGGCAATCAGGGAGGTAATGGTGACGGTGGCCTCTGCACTTGCACTGTTTCCTGCTTCGTCAGTGACAGTAAGCGTAACCGTATTTGGGCCCAGATCAGCACATGAAAAACTCGTCTTATCAAGGCTGTAGATGAGGGTAGAAGTCGCGGAGCAATTGTCCGAAGATCCATTGTCGATGAGGTCAGCTGAGATAGATAGGATTCCTGTACTACCCACCTGTGCTTCGATATCCTGAACCTGCACGGTCGGTGCTACATCGTCACCCACGGTGATCTGGGTACTCATGATTTTATAACAATCAAAGGCACATGACACAGCCGCGTCATCCGTCTGCGTGCCTCCGTTTTTGAGCTGTGCTGGCGTACTGCTCACCAGATCGGTGAAGATGGTGCCACTGACAGACTCCAAATCATAATACAACACCAAATTATCCTCTGAGCCTGAGATACATCGGCCCATATCATCGGAAATGGATCTGGCAGTACGTGCTGTGTCATACACCCGGATATCATCCATCAACCCATCAAACGACTGGTAGCCTGGAAAACCAGAGTTATTCAGGTACCCAAAAGTTAACTCACTGCCGGCACTTTTTACCGGAGGTAAAATAGTGCCACTTCCAGCTTCTACACCGTTGACCAATAACCTCACCGTAGTTCCATCAAAGGTCACTGACAGATGAGCGTATTCGCCAGAAGGCAAGGGGTTTGTACTGGTTCCAAATGTGGAGAGTGTGCCCCCATTACCTCGATTATGAACAACCGTAAACACACCGCTCTGAGTGCTTTGATAAACCTCTATGTCACTGCCGGTGGTTCCACCAGCATAGAAAATGGTATTATAAGAATTGGAAATACCACCGAGGCTTTCTTTGACCCAGGCTGAAAAAGTGTAACCGGCAGAATAGTCGAAAGAACCGGGAGTGGCTACCGCCAGGTAGTCAGCTGATGAAGGCAAAGACAATGCTTTTCCAGAGGAAGGCACTTCAGCATAGACCTGGAAAGTGGTGTTTTCACTCACTGCTCCGGTACTAAAAGAAAGACCACTTCCGGTTCCGTCCAGTGGCCCGTCAATCACGCTGCTATCCGCACTATTGCGCAAGGAATATTTCACTCCAACCATTGATCCATCCGTATTGATGGTAGTTCCGGCGTTTTCGTTCGATCCATCAAAGCAAACTGTGGTACTGGTAGCAGAAACTTCAACCTCAGGAATATAAGAATTTACCATGACCGTAAAGGTCGCCTGATCGGTTCGTCCGCCCCCATCAAAAACATCCAGCACTACCGTATTCAATCCCTGATCGGAGCAGGTAAAGATGGTTTTAGACAATTGCATAGAAGTAATGCCGCAATTAT
This Marinoscillum sp. 108 DNA region includes the following protein-coding sequences:
- a CDS encoding alpha-glucuronidase family glycosyl hydrolase, whose translation is MKYLFSTFLLFALFILPASAETGYELWLRYHKIQNTELLNGYLGQIKSFSVVGSSATHDVIRNELSAGLSGLLGQPFEPSTSSKASLLAGLSDEPTIAQYLSESELTQLGKEGYLVKAISQKESSRFLITAKDPVGLLYGTFHFLKLLQTNQNLASINILENPKVDIRILNHWDNLDRTSERGYAGFSIWDWHKLPDFLDQRYIDYARANASIGLNATVLTNVNANALVLTPAYLEKVKALADLFRPYGIKVYLTARFSAPIEIGGLDTADPLNSDVTNWWEEKVKEIYEHIPDFGGFLVKANSEGQPGPQNYGRSHAEGANMMADALKPFGGVVMWRAFVYSSEEPDDRAKQAYSEFNPLDGSFRPNVLVQVKNGAIDFQPREPFHPLFGAMPKTPVMMEFQITQEYLGQATQLVYLAPMWKECLDADTYVNGQGSTVSKVVDGSLHDYSITGIAGVANTGTDINWTGHPFAQANWYAFGRLAWNPDQTAQQIAEDWIRMTFNNHPKTIAALSDMMMNSWEASVNYMTPLGLHHLMGTGHHYGPAPWVSNLSRADWTPVYYHKADAFGIGFDRSENGSNAVSQYAPEVAKIFNSKDEIPEKFLLWFHHVGWDFEMNSGRTLWNELAFRYQDGVNTVRKMQEQWQSVQPKIDDERFKSVQMLLTIQEKEAVWWKDASLSYFQTFSKRPIPDKVEPPKRSLEYYQSLKFPFAPGIRPSW
- a CDS encoding endo-1,4-beta-xylanase produces the protein MSKSILLLIGLVVMGQMAVSQEKPIADGMEKFLGNVYSSSQLSGYETYWNQVTPENAGKWGSVERTRDNYDWATLDAAYNFAKENDFVFRFHVLIWGNQQPSWIEDLPVEEQLEEITEWMDAVAERYPDVDYLEVVNEPINDPPSGAGNGNYIDALGGRGASGYDWIVTAFTMARERFPNAKLVINEYNIVSSSSNANKYKRIIELLQAENLIDVIGVQAHAFSTTGSSTTITDQLDKLGDTGLPIMVTEMDIDGSTDQIQLDEYKRVFPLFWEHESVIGVTLWGWRSGMWRTAQKAYLINTDGTERPALTWLREYASTPIDRTVLGWKNHSNLELFPNPVVDGQLTVRSKEPVHQVTLYDLSGHLVADFTPMEGQEVSLSLNLTSGIYLLKVQGTSKSELRKIVIK
- a CDS encoding Gfo/Idh/MocA family protein, which codes for MKRRHFLSNTAKSTGSIMVASSLTTLGLLSGPSGRAGEKRGLGVALVGLGGYATGQLAPALERTENCYLAGIVTGTPSKADSWVDQYLIPSKNVYNYDNFDEISNNDEIDIVYVVLPNSMHAEFVIRAAQAGKHVICEKPMATKYEDCQRMIDACRKAEKKLSIGYRLHFEPHNLEVMRLGQRQVFGKVLESDAGFAFPLRDKSRWRLDKEMAGGGPLMDVGIYAIQSTIYTLGQLPIALQATDTTVDKAFYGAVEGTLDVKFDFPTGINAKMRTSYEESSNYLKVQAQEGNWELAPAYSYGGLKGRTHLGAMNFPAVNQQALQMDDFATCILKDKQSTVRGEMGQRDMFIIDKIYESAAAGKPVSLKGIPNILHLV
- a CDS encoding glycoside hydrolase family 3 N-terminal domain-containing protein produces the protein MMKKLASFLLIVLAAISHNAESQDYLETSLTNAARAKDLVSRLTLEEKVQQMMMNSPAIERLNIPPYEWWNEALHGVGRSGVATVFPQAIGLGATFDEELAYRVSSAISDEARAMYNASLKKGYYNRYNGLTFWTPNINIFRDPRWGRGQETYGEDPFLTTRLGVSFVKGLQGEDSRYLKTAACAKHFAVHSGPERLRHEFNAVVSKKDLYETYLPAFKALVEADVEAVMCAYNRTNDEPCCANNYLLQEVLRGEWDFDGHIVSDCWAIVDFYSENGHGTVENQVDASALALESGVNLNCGSTFPALVEAVNQGLIEEKTIDVALTKLLETRFKLGMFDDSNANPYNAISLDVVNSPAHRALAREAAVKSIVLLKNNGVLPLANDLSRYYVTGPNAAGIDPLIGNYYGVNPDMVTVLEGITAAVASGSQVHYRAGTLLDRPNVNPVDWSSGVAHTSDATLMVMGITGFIEGEEGESIASAHYGDRLDYDIPANQIDYLKKLKADNDKPVIAIVTGGSPMNLSEVHEIADAVLLVWYPGEEGGNAIADIVFGKASPSGRLPITFPKSLDQLPAYEDYSMMGRTYKYMTAEPMYPFGFGLHYSKIKYGTPAVTRSVIKSGESAEVSVLVTNEGDFDVEEVVQLYVTDVEASVSTPLFSLQSIRRVKLAAGESQRISFTINPEMLQVVNEKGETILEKGDFKIHVGGSLPTSRSLELGASVPVSVNLKVK